The Cloeon dipterum chromosome 3, ieCloDipt1.1, whole genome shotgun sequence genome includes a region encoding these proteins:
- the LOC135940334 gene encoding uncharacterized protein LOC135940334 has product MHVLRFLIVVTVPLVAGMPSTQQSTLESTTRGIFGSAFNLAKGATLAGANLAQEVASASTNFASTAAKEAQSVSKSVTGQARQGAGSLANKAKQGVDVIAEKAKEGAVTVVDKAAEGAKGAVNVAQVGAEETLVVISDPTQPIFPGTRWCGAGTKADNVTDVGVFKKVDKCCRSHDNCFDNIPASGEKHGLKNEGKFTRSHCDCDDEFYECLKTADNLVSAKVGLTYFNVLRPKCFREERPVSRCAKTIGVAVTKRCVKYEFSDGNERKWQWFDAKEF; this is encoded by the exons ATGCACGTGCTCAG gtttCTCATCGTAGTGACGGTGCCTTTGGTGGCGGGCATGCCGTCCACGCAGCAGTCAACGCTGGAGTCAACAACGCGGGGCATCTTCGGCAGCGCGTTCAACCTGGCCAAGGGTGCCACCCTGGCCGGTGCCAACCTGGCGCAGGAGGTGGCCAGCGCGTCCACGAATTTCGCGTCGACGGCGGCCAAGGAGGCCCAATCTGTGAGCAAGTCGGTGACCGGACAGGCGAGGCAGGGCGCCGGCTCGCTGGCCAACAAGGCCAAGCAGGGCGTCGACGTCATCGCAGAGAAGGCCAAGGAAGGCGCCGTCACCGTCGTCGACAAGGCGGCCGAGGGGGCCAAGGGCGCCGTCAACGTGGCCCAGGTTGGCGCCGAGGAGACGCTGGTCGTCATCTCGGACCCCACGCAGCCCATTTTCCCCGGCACCAGGTGGTGCGGCGCCGGCACTAAGGCCGACAACGTCACCGACGTGGGCGTCTTCAAGAAAGTCGACAAGTGCTGCAG GAGTCACGACAACTGCTTTGATAACATTCCCGCCAGCGGCGAAAAACACGGTTTGAAAAACGAAGGAAAATTCACTAG GTCTCACTGCGACTGCGACGACGAGTTCTACGAGTGTTTGAAAACGGCTGACAACCTGGTGTCGGCCAAGGTCGGACTTACCTACTTCAACGTCCTGCGGCCGAAGTGCTTCCGCGAGGAACGACCTGTGTCGCGCTGTGCGAAAACCATCGG GGTTGCTGTCACCAAGAGATGCGTCAAGTACGAGTTTTCCGACGGAAACGAGCGGAAGTGGCAGTGGTTTGACGCCAAGGAATTCTGA
- the LOC135938786 gene encoding probable cytochrome P450 6a13 has translation MSFLAEMLGLEEAVPFSIKVTIALCCAVLYLSYKFVTKHSDYWHKQGVKFIKPVPIFGSVASNFLLKEHLSETSQRWYKENAGQPFIGYFRGRSPTLMIFDPELIKQIFIKDFSHFSDRGFQFNEETDPLRALNLFNLGGQRWREMRSKLVPTFTSGKMKGMFPLMVECSKQFDEHLQLMADRHDVFEAKDLLGCLFTDIIGSCIFGVKCNAIKEPKNVFRVMGKRLVDVKLFQALKVFFAVFQPEVARILKIRTMDEEVQNFFINLTRDMIQHRKKNSIVRNDFLQLLMELKDKGRVTIANDDEDASLENENFQESYTPFRFDDTDLAAQATIFFLAGFETSSSAVSFALLELAVNPDIQRKAHSEIDEQLAKCDGKITYETLKEMKYLEWIADETLRKYPAVAVHFRMCNKKYTLPGKNITLEKGMHVAIPNYALQNDPKYFANPKKFDPERFSSDDILNKLQHIYTPFGLGPRQCIGNRFAMVQTKLALLTFLQKYTVSICEKTRFPVKFDAKQFIPTAKDGIWLQIKKRG, from the exons ATGTCATTTCTAGCCGAGATGTTGGGACTCGAGGAAGCCGTTCCTTTCAGCATAAAAGTGACTATTGCACTTTGTTGCGCCGTGTTATATCTTTCGTACAAATTCGTAACCAAGCACTCTGACTATTGGCACAAGCAAGGAGTAAAATTCATCAAGCCAGTTCCTATTTTCGGCTCAGTTGCGTCTAATTTTCTCTTGAAAGAACACCTTTCCGAGACCTCTCAAAGATGGTACAAGGAAAACGCGGGCCAGCCTTTCATCGGCTACTTTCGAGGCCGGTCGCCTACCCTGATGATTTTCGACCCTGAATTGATCAAACAAATCTTCATCAAAGACTTCTCACACTTCTCCGACCGCGGATTTCAA tttaATGAAGAGACCGATCCGCTGAGAGCGTTAAACCTATTCAACCTCGGGGGGCAAAGGTGGAGGGAAATGCGATCTAAGTTAGTTCCCACCTTCACCTCGGGAAAAATGAAGGGGATGTTTCCACTGATGGTAGAGTGCAGCAAACAGTTTGACGAGCACCTTCAATTGATGGCAGATCGACACGACGTTTTTGAGGCAAAA gatTTGCTTGGATGCTTGTTCACAGACATAATTGGCTCTTGCATTTTCGGCGTTAAGTGCAATGCAATTAAAGAACCGAAAAATGTATTCAGAGTTATGGGAAAGCGTTTGGTCGACGTGAAGCTCTTTCAGGCGCTAAAAGTTTTCTTCGCCGTTTTTCAACCTGAG gTTGCtaggatattaaaaattagaaccaTGGATGAAGAAGTGCAGaatttctttataaatttgaCCAGGGATATGATCCAACATAGAAAAAAGAACAGCATTGTGCGGAATGATTTTCTGCAGCTGCTGATGGAACTAAAAGATAAGGGCAGAGTAACCATCGCTAATGACGATGAAGACGCATccttagaaaatgaaaattttcaagaatcgTATACGCCCTTTa GATTTGATGATACCGACCTTGCAGCGCAAGCAACCATATTTTTCCTGGCAGGGTTTGAGACCTCTTCCTCGGCCGTGAGTTTCGCCCTCCTCGAGTTAGCTGTCAACCCAGACATTCAGCGAAAAGCTCATTCAGAGATAGACGAACAACTGGCTAAATGCGATGGAAAAATCACTTATGAAACTctgaaagaaatgaaatacCTAGAATGGATTGCTGATG AGACCCTGCGCAAATACCCAGCGGTGGCAGTGCACTTTCGCATGTGCAACAAAAAGTATACTCTccctggaaaaaatatcaccttGGAAAAGGGCATGCATGTTGCTATCCCGAACTACGCGCTTCAGAACGACCCCAAATACTTTGCAAACCCTAAGAAGTTCGACCCTGAGCGGTTCAGCTCTGATGATATCTTAAACAAACTTCAGCATATTTATACACCGTTTGGATTAGGACCGAGGCAGTGCATAG GAAATCGCTTTGCTATGGTCCAAACGAAACTAGCTTTGCTCActttcttgcaaaaatataccGTCAGCATCTGTGAGAAAACGCGTTTCCCTGTGAAATTTGACGCCAAGCAGTTCATACCGACTGCTAAGGATGGAATTtggcttcaaattaaaaaaagaggcTAA
- the LOC135938787 gene encoding cytochrome P450 3A19-like gives MGKRLIELNLLQAIRIVLVVFLPEVAMKFKIGVLDKEVTRFFEQLTKDIVDQRKKTKTVRKDFMQLLIELKEKGSVAIDDDDEDKHLKEEDDHQSKEPFRFNDIDLAAQATIFFLAGFETSSTVMSFALLELAVNPDIQRKAQLEIDEQLVQCGGKITYETLKKMEYLEWILQESMRKYPPVAVHSRVCTKKYTMPDTNVSLEKGIIVTIPNHALQNDPKFFPNPDRFDPERFSEDDILRKNQYIYSPFGEGPRQCIGNRFAMVQSKLALLTFLRKYTISTCEKTQFPVQFDATQFIITAKAGVWLKIQKRE, from the exons ATGGGAAAACGGTTGATTGAGCTGAACTTGCTACAGGCTATCAGAATTGTGCTCGTAGTCTTTCTGCCTGAA GTCgcaatgaaattcaaaataggaGTTTTGGATAAAGAAGTAACCAGGTTCTTTGAACAGCTGACAAAAGATATAGTCGACCAAAGGAAAAAGACTAAAACCGTCCGAAAAGACTTTATGCAACTATTAATCGAACTAAAAGAAAAGGGCAGTGTCGCTATCGATGATGACGACGAGGACAAACATCTTAAAGAGGAGGATGACCACCAATCAAAGGAACCATTCA GATTCAATGACATTGATTTGGCAGCGCAAGCAACCATCTTTTTCCTGGCAGGGTTCGAGACCTCTTCCACGGTCATGAGTTTTGCCCTTCTCGAGTTAGCTGTCAACCCTGACATTCAGCGAAAAGCTCAGTTAGAGATAGATGAACAACTGGTCCAATGCGGTGGAAAAATCACATATGAAActctgaaaaaaatggagTACCTCGAATGGATCCTCcaag AGAGTATGCGCAAGTACCCTCCAGTCGCGGTTCACAGTCGAGTATGCACCAAAAAGTACACCATGCCTGACACGAATGTTTCCTTGGAAAAGGGCATCATTGTTACTATTCCGAACCACGCGCTGCAGAACGACCCTAAATTCTTCCCAAACCCTGACAGATTTGACCCTGAGCGGTTCAGTGAAGATGACATACTGCGCAAGAATCAGTACATTTATTCGCCGTTTGGAGAAGGACCCAGACAATGCATCG GAAACCGCTTTGCAATGGTCCAGTCAAAACTGGCGCTGCTCACTTTCCTGCGCAAGTATACCATCAGCACCTGTGAAAAAACGCAGTTTCCAGTGCAATTTGACGCCACGCAGTTCATTATAACTGCTAAAGCTGGAGTTTGgctaaaaattcagaaaagaGAGTAA
- the LOC135938985 gene encoding twist-related protein 2-like — MEFYPEIKQEPDLVVDHAAAAPPLLSAPRWDDEDHYSPQLMDLSTKKVNNNYFFGTHPEAQHCYFEFTPTADDHDSYLQPEYEEDPLHLQPDLEQNDAVLKEGAVGRLKRTRRKASAVRSGEELESSRAVANHRERQRTKYLNTVLEDLRRIVPSLPSDKLSKKQILMLAAQYIEFLSQVVQCNQPFRGPVSRPSSPYKIREELGYCFRVWRMQTEYHGVDSPQ, encoded by the exons ATGGAATTCTACCCGGAAATCAAGCAGGAGCCCGACTTGGTGGTCGACCACGCGGCGGCAGCGCCGCCACTGCTGTCGGCGCCGCGCTGGGACGACGAAGACCACTATTCGCCTCAGCTGATGGACCTGAGCACCAAGAAGGTCAACAACAACTACTTCTTTGGAACTCACCCTGAAGCGCAACATTGTTATTTTGAGTTCACACCGACTGCTGATGATCACGACTCGTACTTGCAACCAGAGTACGAGGAGGACCCGTTGCACCTGCAACCTGATCTCGAACAAAATGATGCTGTACTTAAg GAGGGCGCGGTGGGCAGGTTGAAGCGAACGCGGCGGAAAGCGAGCGCGGTGCGGAGCGGCGAGGAGCTGGAGTCGAGCCGCGCGGTGGCCAACCACCGCGAGCGCCAGCGCACCAAGTACCTGAACACGGTGCTCGAGGACCTGCGGCGCATCGTGCCCAGCCTACCGTCCGACAAACTGTCCAAGAAGCAGATCCTGATGCTGGCCGCGCAGTACATCGAATTTCTCAGCCAGGTGGTGCAGTGCAACCAGCCCTTTCGCGGGCCCGTCTCGCGCCCCTCCAGCCCATACAAGATCAGGGAAGAGCTCGGCTACTGCTTCAGGGTGTGGCGTATGCAGACTGAGTACCACGGCGTTGACAGCCCCCAGTGA
- the LOC135940335 gene encoding phospholipase A2-like: MQKQRFHFKFCSLQFILLCRLFILSVLAAFCVGGVQAFESSEGRSLFWFNSRVAANTNLIYPGTNFCGVGSASRGEELGRLIQLDQCCRMHDQCPDSMPAKTSKHGLENKDFYTRSHCDCDSNFYQCLKAAKGLHAVNVGNIYFNVLQSKCYKQFTRQQCVQIASNGECLRFEAIDEWNWAENPRF, from the exons ATGCAGAAGCaaaggtttcattttaaattttgctctctgcaatttattttgctctgcaGACTCTTTATTCTCAGTGTTTTGGCTGCGTTTTGCGTTGGAGGAGTCCAAGCCTTTGAATCATCGGAAGGAAGATCGTTGTTTTGGTTCAACAGCAGAGTCGCGGCCaacactaatttaatttatcctgGCACAAATTTCTGCGGTGTGGGGAGTGCTTCTAGAGGCGAAGAGCTGGGCAGACTCATTCAGCTGGACCAGTGCTGCAG AATGCACGACCAGTGTCCAGACAGCATGCCAGCCAAAACCAGCAAGCACGGACTTGAAAATAAAGACTTTTACACACg GTCTCACTGCGATTGTGattcgaatttttatcaatgcCTGAAAGCCGCCAAAGGCCTGCATGCCGTAAACGTCGGCAATATCTATTTCAACGTGCTGCAATCGAAATGCTATAAGCAGTTTACCAGACAGCAGTGTGTTCAAATCGCGTCAAATGG TGAATGTTTGAGGTTTGAGGCTATCGATGAGTGGAATTGGGCCGAAAACCCGAGGTTCTGA
- the LOC135938390 gene encoding cytochrome P450 9e2-like: protein MLGLLSAIPFGIKVTFSLLATIIFLLYKFFTKHFDYWRKQGVKFIKPVPVFGSVASSFLLKEHPLEFAQRWYKENEGLPFIGYFQGRTPTLMVFDPDLIKQVFVKDFSHFVDHGFIISEEADPLQALNLFNLQGLRWKEMRAKLVPTFTSGKIKGMFPLMVECSEQFDENLQEMADRNEIFEAKVR from the exons ATGTTGGGACTTTTGTCAGCTATACCTTTTGGTATAAAAGTGACATTTTCACTTTTGGCCACTATTATCTTCCTGCTCTACAAATTTTTCACCAAGCACTTTGACTATTGGCGCAAGCAAGGAGTGAAATTCATCAAGCCAGTTCCCGTTTTCGGGTCTGTGGCATCGTCGTTTCTCTTGAAGGAGCATCCTTTGGAGTTTGCTCAAAGATGGTACAAGGAAAATGAGGGTCTGCCATTTATAGGCTATTTCCAGGGTCGGACACCCACCCTGATGGTCTTTGACCCCGATCTGATAAAGCAGGTGTTTGTCAAAGACTTCTCGCACTTCGTGGACCATGGATTTATA ATTAGTGAAGAAGCTGACCCGCTGCAAGCTTTGAATCTTTTCAATCTGCAAGGGCTAAGGTGGAAGGAGATGCGTGCCAAACTTGTGCCAACTTTCAcctcaggaaaaattaaaggaatGTTCCCACTTATGGTCGAGTGCAGCGAACAGTTTGACGAGAACCTGCAGGAAATGGCTGaccgaaatgaaattttcgaaGCGAAAGTAcgttga